The following coding sequences lie in one Bacteroides helcogenes P 36-108 genomic window:
- the ilvN gene encoding acetolactate synthase small subunit: protein MDKTLYTIIVHSENFAGLLNQVTAVFTRRQINIESLNVSASSIKGVHKYTITAWTDKDTIEKVTKQISKKIDVLQAHYFTDDEIYQHEIALYKITTPTLEEKPEVSKVIRKYNARIVEVNAVFSIVEKNGLSEEISSLYEELSALECVLQFVRSGRVAITTSCFERVNEYLADREAKYSQSKQQQEQ, encoded by the coding sequence ATGGACAAGACATTATATACAATTATCGTTCATTCCGAGAACTTCGCCGGGTTGCTGAACCAAGTGACGGCTGTGTTTACCCGCAGGCAAATCAATATCGAGAGCCTGAACGTATCCGCATCCTCCATCAAGGGTGTACACAAATACACCATTACCGCATGGACGGACAAGGATACCATTGAGAAGGTGACGAAGCAGATTTCCAAGAAGATAGATGTGCTGCAAGCCCACTACTTCACGGACGATGAGATTTACCAGCACGAGATTGCGCTTTACAAGATAACCACTCCCACGCTGGAGGAAAAGCCGGAAGTATCTAAGGTAATCCGCAAATACAACGCGCGCATCGTAGAGGTGAACGCCGTCTTCTCAATCGTGGAGAAGAATGGCTTGAGCGAGGAAATCAGCAGCCTTTATGAAGAGCTGAGCGCATTGGAGTGCGTGCTTCAGTTTGTCCGTTCGGGGCGGGTGGCAATTACCACCAGTTGCTTTGAGCGTGTCAATGAATACTTGGCGGACCGGGAGGCGAAATACAGTCAAAGCAAACAACAACAAGAACAATGA